The following are encoded in a window of uncultured Methanobrevibacter sp. genomic DNA:
- a CDS encoding zinc ribbon domain-containing protein, whose protein sequence is MENYCKNCGADIKDNAQFCQECGTKVENISKLCSKCGEKLDDDSEFCQKCGTKLKNTCPNCGANTEESENFCENCGHDLNTQKIVKNENLIEKYKIPIIITLIIIISIIGIQIVPSIMDYAIGTQIVYVDEFNYKIPANFNSTTEKLVKSDDPGVSNRWSNGNEYIEIWVLPPKHEEDSADSIISNVGGGIHNKYGYTGYYNKFTDGGEAFSYSRNNKAITIFVSDEKLFDKIEVL, encoded by the coding sequence ATGGAAAATTATTGTAAAAATTGTGGTGCAGATATCAAAGACAATGCTCAGTTTTGTCAAGAGTGCGGAACAAAAGTTGAAAATATTTCAAAATTATGCTCCAAATGTGGCGAAAAATTAGATGATGACTCAGAATTTTGCCAAAAATGTGGAACTAAACTAAAAAATACCTGTCCCAATTGTGGAGCAAACACCGAAGAGAGTGAAAACTTTTGTGAAAACTGCGGACATGATTTAAACACACAAAAAATTGTTAAAAATGAAAATTTAATTGAAAAATATAAAATTCCTATAATTATTACCCTAATTATAATAATATCCATTATTGGAATTCAAATAGTGCCATCCATTATGGATTATGCTATTGGAACCCAAATAGTATATGTAGATGAATTTAATTATAAAATACCAGCAAATTTCAATTCTACAACTGAAAAACTGGTTAAATCAGATGATCCAGGCGTTTCAAACCGTTGGAGCAATGGTAATGAATATATTGAAATATGGGTTTTACCTCCAAAACACGAAGAAGATAGTGCAGACAGCATTATATCAAATGTTGGGGGAGGAATACATAATAAATATGGTTATACTGGATACTATAATAAATTTACTGATGGGGGAGAAGCTTTTTCATATTCTAGGAATAATAAAGCAATTACAATATTCGTATCTGACGAAAAATTATTTGATAAAATAGAAGTTTTATAG